The following DNA comes from Oreochromis niloticus isolate F11D_XX linkage group LG23, O_niloticus_UMD_NMBU, whole genome shotgun sequence.
tatggccgtaagcgaaAGAAGAGCGGAGAAACGGCATTTTTGTACACGCTGTAACGACACACACGCTTACGTTTTTATCTTCTGTGTATAAATTAAAGTCTCCAAACGACAAAAATGTTTAACTTTCAAATCGTCCTAACACActgtgtgctctctgtcactttAACACTGCGCTGTATTAAACTAACATGTGTTAATGTCGAATTGTTCCTGCGGGGAAAGCATTTTTGCAGCTCAATGTTGAAGCTGCAGTTAATAACGAAGATTTGCATGTTTTGTTGTAACGAATGAAGTTTAGCACAATAATATATATCAAGCTGTGTGACATTTGCCACCGATAAAAGGTCTTTTTTACAGCTCTTCTttcgcttacggccataccaccctgaacacgcccgatctcgtctgatctcggaagctaagcagggtcgggcctggtcagtacttggatgggagaccgcctgggaataccaggtgctgtaagcttttgcactttgacacacaaactgcagagggcgcTGCTGCCCCAGTTAGTGTATAGAGGGATGAGCAGTTACATTTCTGGGTATTCGTATctattttatatcttttgaaCATGAGAATAACAGATTTCCATCGTGTGTTCCAGAGGAATTGGATTAATGCCAAGACAAACTTAAAACGAAGAGGCCAAGTGTCTGACTTATAAAGAAAATTGCTATTTTCTCACTCAGATAAACGTTTGCAGGGAATGAATTTTCCTTCAAACAAACATCACAGAGTCTGTGTTTCTCTTTATCGACTGTATTTCAGTAGAAGCTCAGGTTAAAATGACTTCAGTGCTTATAAAAGGATTTCAATGTAAAAGAAGGTGCAGTGGATCACTTTGTACAGATGTGGATAAAAGTGCAGaaaagaataaattattaaaaaacaaacaattgaATAGCACAAATAAGCAAAAACTACAGTGGGTATTGAGCAGCTGTTCCTACAATGTAAATCTGAGATAAAGGCACAGATTATTTGTTTGCCTTTATTTCCTGgttatttctttgttatttaaATGGGAAAAGACCTCACTGACAGACCTCCAGACCTGCTTTTCTTTGTTCCCTCTGCCTTAATGTGTCGGCAAATGTTTCTCTGCAAACAAAATTCATCtctgattgatttttttctctgacTAAATCTCAAGGTGACGACAAAACACAGAACGTGTAGAAAAGATTTTCTGTggtataatgtaaaaaaaaaagaaagaaaagaaaaagaaaatgagagaggAAGTAAAAGAATAAACATTTATTCCAGTAGAAAAACACAATACATGAATATTTGCTGTCAATTATTTTTATAAGAGATAAATGAACATAATATCTTTGAGATGCGATTTGCTGTATACATGTGCTGAAATAAGACGACACCAACCCGTGTGGGACAACAGCAAGGTCCAGTATACAAAGTTTCAGTAATGTGCAATACAAGACGGCGTGCTGTTTTAAAATGAGGAACTTCATGTACTGTACTATGCAACCGCAAACTGTGTGCATCGCTTCATGCTGTGGCTTCTCCAAACACCCTTTTCCAAGCAGCTTCATCTGGACTTTTAAcggatttttgtgtttctctctgtttttttctgtttaagaagAAAATCTAAGCGGCTAATGCGGTATTGCATGCATAATAAACCACTCTAATTTATAACAAGGAGATCTAGAAAAATACATGGAACTGGAGGTGACTGTGTTTCAGCCAGAACTTCAAGtaacttaaaaatatttctttttcaaaataaaagggtATTGTGCGTTAAATTGTTAAAAGTAATATTTCACACAAAAGTTTaggaaaaaaacattcattatATCAGTTATATATTTGTGGTCACCTAAGAAAAATACTTTCATGAGGAAAATCACACTGAGTCAGTCATCTTCTTTTAAGCATCGCCTTCTTCTTTGTCGTTCGACATCATCTCAGTGCACGGGATGCTGTTCTCCCTGTTGTCCTCGTGCTTTTTCCAGGGCTTCTTGGTCTTCAACACCATGCACTGAAGACAAAGTACAACATGTAATAATTCATAACTCAACATACAGTAACATTTTTGAGTAGATAAACAAAATGGATAAATAGATAAACATAAACCAAATAcattatgtgtatgtgtgttttcttgtgtaattcttttttaaattttgtaatctaaaccaaacagacaaaaaaggcCCATTCAAAGACTCGACCTGTGAGCTCACCATCTCCACCAGGGTCAGCAGGACTGACAGAAGGGCCAGAACTAACATGATGAGCATGAACACTGACTTCTCAGTAGGTTGTGAGAAATAACATTTCATTATGTCGTCACATTGGTGTGTATACAACCCAAACATTGAAGGGAGAAGAACACCATAGTTCAAACACTGCCCCACTGCAAATCCCAGCTGGAAACGCAGAAAAGGAAGCAAAGAGTGAACGAGGCGTTTGTTTTCTGTTCACCACTCAAAGGTTAAGTCCTGTTTTTATAGCCATGTCTGATTATTTAtgtgcagtgttgggtaagttactttaaattagtaacttagttacattactagttacttctatcaaaagtaactcagttacttcaagttactcgttactttcagagtaactagttactagagaaagtaactttggttttactcagaattctcttgttaatgtgttgcttctgtaactggataccagccacactgccagtcttctagcttgcttacttgccacaagtgcactgtgccacctaccaatagaaaggaaaaaataatgtgcacatttccacgagagaaatcccacgcctggaccgtcgttgaccgacgccatgattctagcctgctttttacatctaacacaaaaactgcagtcgtggtgctttcgattgtactcagaactcggaaattctgccttctgaataggaagatgtaggtaacaccagactgcagatgagctgcatacagagctggactgggacaaaacaatcgtcccgggcattttgactagagaccggcccaccattataggaaaaatcataaagccttcgaatgaaaataaacactgttgtgacagtgatgtacactgttctgatggtatatatgtatcaatctatcaattgtttgttgtaagactcagataattattttttaaaaagctagacattttaaatgagaataagaaagaaaagtatttccttgtgcccatctcttcctgttaatgccctaactggcccccctggcaacactttgctagacccgcccctgcacaattaccagctgtcagctatgtagaaaaggatcctggtgttatttgtctctcagaaacagttcataacttcccttcaactcattcatgtcacctaaaaggtaaacctgtttctacatcacctgttcagctctgatgattcagtaaggacatctcctggtttcatcttcatgtttccctctcaccagataaccaaactgatatcatgaccagcagcttttacagctgtggctccagcaaacatcagctgatactagaaaattaatattaaataaattctatcaacagctgatcaagcttaaacgtgctgctgttgtttagcgcgacatctgctggcttcctctttctggcgataaataaacaagagagaaaagccgatcagctgatcattgatcagtttcatgattgaagtagaaacaggagagggggggggagagaatgagagaagaagaggcagctcgAGGGTGCTCCGCCTGGGGACCCTATCTTCTTAATGAGGGGACTTCAATGCTTATGTGGGAAAAgacagtgagacctggagggTCGTGATTGGAAGGAACGACTTGCCAGATCTGTACCTGAATGGTCTGTCACTGGACTTCTGTGTAAAACACAATTTGTCAATAACAAACACCATGTTCAAATGTAAGGGTGTCAGTAAATGCATGTGGCACCGGGTcactctaggccgcaggtcgatgattgAGTTTGTAATCGTATCATCAGATTtgcacatatatttatatatgtatgtgtggatagatagatacatagatagataaaaaaaagtgtataaaagtGTGCTAAGAAAATATCCCCATCAACATAAACCACCACTCGAACTGTGAACTCACCATCTCCACCAGGGTCAGCAGGCCTGACAGACAGGCCAGAACTAACATGATGAACATGAACACTGACTTCTCATTTGGTTGGGGGAGAAAACAGTCAACTGTATGTGGACATGGGGACACAGCCACATTGAACATTGGAGGCAGAAATAGACCAAACTTCAAACACTGCCCCACTGCAAATCCCACCTGGAAACACAGAAAAGGAAGCAAAGAGTGAACGAGGCgtttgttttctgttcacaCACTCAAAGGTTAAGTCCTGTTTTTATAGCCACATCTGATTATTTATGTGGCTTTCTTTGTTGCGTTATGTGGAACGacaccttcacagacacactgcTCCTAGTAGAGGGAAAGAGATCTTCTTAACACTAAATTTGATCTCTCTATCTGTCATGAAACTACACTTTAACAAAAGACACCAGTATATTACAGCATATGGTccacagtaaaaaaacaaagagaaaaaaaacaaatttatttttatatattttttcatttacaaatatttcCCTGATTATTGTCTCTTTGGCATTAATTATTGACTGTGTGTTTTCTCACCTCCAGCAGGACGACAGCTGACAAGAAGCCCAAATATGCCCACAGGCTCTGACGTTTAATCACAGTTCCTGTTTCACTCTGATGGAGAAACAACGGAGACAAGAACCTCACAAATGGAGACAGAGCACACACGAGATACACTGACAGCAAAACAGTCCAACAAAACCATGTTTGTGATGAGACGATTCATTTACCAGACAAATCACGGTGCTTTTACTTTGGATTGAGCTTCATCATGATTCACATTAACTAATGATTCTGTTTAAGAACCTCGTGTTCtcccgatgcatccatcagaatcagtgtgtgtgtgtgtacacacttaagcatagaaaaaCAACACTTGCATGAACAGGATGAACTtgaatgaggcttgtagtaaGTTAAGTCGAGTTTGTTATCTACCTGTTTTTGTGTCACCAGGAGGTGCACCAAGTAGGAGAAGTAAATCAGACCAGGagccaaaacaaaaaccacctGGAGACAGAGCAAAGATTAATGAATGGCACTTGATTCATGTGTAGTAAAAGCTCTTTTTTAAGTAATCACAAGCTTCTCAGACATGGATTAAACCTAGTTCTAACAACTGAGGTATTGACTGAATTTCTCTCTTAGCTGGGCTTAATCCATGAACTCAAAACCCACGACATGTGTCTGATCACCTGTAGCGTCCAGTACCGATGCACAGAGAAGGGGAAGACAGCATTATAGCCAGGGCTACTGCAGCCCGGCTGAAGAGTGTTACAAACAAAGTAGTTGTTGCTCCAAACTGGCTGCACCGCGGCCCCGACAAGAACAATTCGGACCAGCTGCAACACTGGGAGGACTGTTTTACCTGAAAGGACAAGGATTATTACATACGCACATACatgaacagaaaataatgataGTAATGATGTAATAATTGTTCATTCTTCAACAATGTTTACTTCTTTATTTGCATCATATGATTCATTTGCCTTTGTCTTTTGGCCTTTTACATGGTAGACAAAGCTAAACTGCACTGACTTATAACTATTGCTTAGTCTACTGCTCTCTCCTGAGCTCACCATCATGGTCTTTTTAAAGTTAATAGCTGTTTGACAGAACTACTCCTTCATTTCTATGTCTCTTAGTTTTTCTTTACAGTACCCAGGAAACCAGCATGTGAGTGCCACAGGGCCAGCAGCCGACTCAAGAAGCTCTCTTCAACCTGTGAACCGGACTGCAGGGTTTCTCCACCGTCTGTCCGCCTCAGCTTGGCTCTCAACATGCAAACTGCCTCCACTACATTCAGAAGGATGGACACGCTGGAGGCTGTGAACATAATACGAAGGAATACTGTCTTCTCCCATGCATGGGAAAGGAAACAGTCTACTCTCATAGGACATGGAGACCTCCCACAGCTGAAATCAGTAGATAACTCGAAACCATAGAGGCACCACTGAGCCGCGCTACATCCAACCTGCAACAAACATCACATTTCATCTGTTTTCATGCTTAAACAAACGAACAGATCAGAATGagtgtttctttcatttgtaGAACAGCCTGTGTAAAAGTATAAATGAGTGTGTATTCATGCCTCACCTCTACTACAATTACAAACGCCATGCAGGCCCGATATACCGACAaagtgtgacctttgacctcatcaTTCCCCCTCTGCACCTTTAGGACAACAGAACAGTTTCATtcaactttttaattttttcttacattttttttctattttagaaTTCAGCTGCATAAGATTTGAGCCAAGCTGTTCCTCACCTGGGTTTCCTGGTTGGTGAGGTGGATCAGGTAGCAGAGGAAAACCAGACCAGGAGCCAAAACGAGAACCAGCTGGAGAGAAATACATAGTGATGTCATTATATACACACTATACATACACAACAGAAGGTTttagaggaaaagaagaaactaCAAATTATATGACAAAAAGCTTAGCAGAAAGCAAGAAGACCTCAATTTTACTTTTAACATATGGACATAGCAGGATGTGAGGAAGTTAAGTCTTCCTGTTATGTTAAGAGTCACTGACAGGAAATGTTATGACAGAAAGAGAATGGAGTAGTGGGCTGACCGACAAAGTATGGAACTCCTTTGACAGTTTTCGCTACATCAGAGTTTCACTGTGATAAACTATGAGAAGCTCAGTAATGTTTATCCTCACCTGTAGTGTCCATAAACGAGGTAAAGACAGAGGTGTGACTGCATCAAAACAGGTCACCTCACAGCCGGG
Coding sequences within:
- the LOC102079245 gene encoding gap junction Cx32.7 protein — its product is MTSQKLGFLSSVLCKWHAQATVIGKSLLPVLLLIRFVILGAAVQTVWLNDEGKFQCNTQRPGCEVTCFDAVTPLSLPRLWTLQLVLVLAPGLVFLCYLIHLTNQETQVQRGNDEVKGHTLSVYRACMAFVIVVEVGCSAAQWCLYGFELSTDFSCGRSPCPMRVDCFLSHAWEKTVFLRIMFTASSVSILLNVVEAVCMLRAKLRRTDGGETLQSGSQVEESFLSRLLALWHSHAGFLGKTVLPVLQLVRIVLVGAAVQPVWSNNYFVCNTLQPGCSSPGYNAVFPFSVHRYWTLQVVFVLAPGLIYFSYLVHLLVTQKQSETGTVIKRQSLWAYLGFLSAVVLLEVGFAVGQCLKFGLFLPPMFNVAVSPCPHTVDCFLPQPNEKSVFMFIMLVLACLSGLLTLVEMCMVLKTKKPWKKHEDNRENSIPCTEMMSNDKEEGDA